One genomic window of Nicotiana sylvestris chromosome 10, ASM39365v2, whole genome shotgun sequence includes the following:
- the LOC104213246 gene encoding scarecrow-like protein 3 has protein sequence MLQDDGSSSVTSSSPIQIFPMTSLSPGFGSSNQWLKELKSEERGLYLIHLLLACANHVSSGNLENANIALDHISQLSSPNGDTMQRIASYFTEALADRILRSWPGIYKAFRSTELSVVSEDILVRKMFFEFFPFLKVAFVVTNQAIVEAMEGEKMVHIVDLNAAEPLQWRALLQDLSARPEGPPHLRLTGVHQQKEVLDQMAYVLTEEAEKLDIPFQFNQVVSQLEDLDVEKLRVKTGEALAISSVMQLHTLLGHDNEPQKKSPLPFKHSNGVNLHRAFINQNTLGELLEKDMGHMPNGYSPSNDTASSSPLCSTTKMDGFLNALWGLSPKVMVVTEQDSNHNGTTLMERLSESLHYYAALFDCLESALPRTSLERLKVEKMLLGEEIKNIIACEGIERKERHEKLEKWFQRFDVAGFGNVPLSYYAMLQARRLLQSYNSEGYKIKEENGCVVICWHDRALFSISSWRCRK, from the coding sequence ATGTTACAAGATGATGGTTCATCATCTGTGACATCATCATCACCTATTCAAATATTTCCAATGACGTCACTATCACCTGGTTTTGGTTCATCAAATCAGTGGCTTAAGGAGCTGAAATCTGAAGAAAGAGGGTTGTATTTAATACACCTTTTACTTGCTTGTGCTAATCATGTTTCTTCTGGTAATCTTGAAAATGCTAATATAGCACTTGATCATATTTCTCAACTTTCTTCTCCTAATGGAGATACTATGCAAAGAATTGCTTCATATTTTACTGAAGCATTGGCTGATAGGATTCTTAGAAGTTGGCCTGGTATTTATAAGGCATTTCGTTCGACTGAGTTATCGGTTGTCTCTGAAGATATTTTAGTTAGGAAGATGTTTTTCGAGTTCTTTCCTTTTTTGAAGGTTGCTTTTGTGGTTACAAATCAAGCTATAGTTGAAGCTATGGAAGGTGAAAAGATGGTTCATATTGTTGATCTTAATGCTGCTGAACCTTTGCAATGGCGCGCGTTGCTTCAGGACTTAAGTGCGCGTCCTGAAGGACCGCCTCATTTGCGCCTAACGGGGGTTCATCAGCAAAAAGAAGTGTTGGATCAAATGGCATATGTACTTACTGAAGAAGCAGAAAAGTTGGATATACCTTTTCAGTTTAATCAAGTAGTTAGCCAATTGGAAGATCTTGATGTTGAGAAATTGCGTGTTAAAACTGGGGAGGCGCTTGCGATTAGTTCAGTTATGCAATTGCACACTCTTCTTGGACACGACAATGAACCTCAAAAGAAGTCCCCTTTGCCTTTTAAGCATTCAAATGGTGTTAACTTGCATAGGGCATTCATCAACCAAAATACCTTAGGGGAGTTGCTTGAAAAAGATATGGGACATATGCCTAATGGTTATAGTCCAAGTAATGACACAGCTTCTTCGTCCCCGCTATGTTCAACAACAAAAATGGATGGTTTCCTCAATGCTTTGTGGGGTTTATCACCAAAAGTTATGGTGGTAACAGAACAAGATTCTAATCATAATGGAACAACTCTTATGGAGAGGTTATCGGAGTCGTTACATTATTATGCTGCATTATTTGATTGTCTAGAATCCGCATTGCCAAGAACATCATTGGAGAGGTTAAAGGTGGAAAAAATGCTGTTAGGTGAGGAAATTAAGAACATTATAGCATGTGAAGGAATCGAACGAAAGGAGAGGCACGAGAAGCTCGAAAAATGGTTCCAAAGATTTGATGTAGCTGGTTTTGGAAATGTGCCTTTGAGTTATTATGCTATGTTACAAGCAAGAAGGTTATTGCAAAGTTATAACAGTGAAGGatacaagatcaaagaagagaatGGTTGTGTGGTGATTTGTTGGCACGATCGAGCTCTTTTTTCAATTTCATCTTGGAGATGTAGGAAGTAA